Proteins encoded within one genomic window of Flavobacterium gilvum:
- a CDS encoding alpha/beta hydrolase, whose product MRKIAVILLLISTAIQAQPKYVIDTTYTPKSVYNKEKKSYPFISLVQPKKHSNITEKKEVVYSEISDRKLHFDAYFCDNKKTNPAIVILHGGGWKSGNKSQMEIFAQEVASKGFSCFTVEYRLSQEAKYPTAIFDVKKAIRYIRKNAVQFNTNPAKIAILGCSSGGQMAALIGTTNNNKLFEEKEKNNKVTSAVQAIIDIDGILSFKHPESKEGEIAGLWLGGNYETVPENWKEASALTHTNKNTPPILFINSSKERFHAGRDDMITILNQHKIYNEVKTIENSPHSFWFLNPWFDETVTYTTTFLNKVFE is encoded by the coding sequence ATGAGAAAAATAGCCGTAATACTATTATTGATTTCGACAGCTATTCAAGCTCAACCCAAGTATGTTATCGACACAACATACACACCGAAAAGTGTTTATAATAAAGAGAAAAAGAGCTATCCGTTTATTAGCCTCGTACAGCCTAAAAAACATTCTAACATAACAGAAAAAAAAGAGGTTGTATATTCAGAAATAAGTGATCGAAAATTACATTTTGACGCTTATTTTTGTGATAACAAAAAAACAAATCCGGCAATAGTGATACTACACGGCGGTGGCTGGAAGTCCGGAAATAAGTCCCAAATGGAAATCTTTGCGCAGGAAGTCGCTTCAAAAGGGTTTTCGTGTTTCACAGTAGAATACCGATTATCACAGGAAGCAAAATATCCAACGGCAATTTTTGATGTAAAAAAAGCAATTCGATATATCCGAAAAAATGCTGTTCAATTCAATACCAATCCTGCTAAAATAGCAATCTTGGGCTGCTCATCTGGAGGACAGATGGCTGCATTAATTGGCACAACAAACAACAACAAACTTTTTGAAGAAAAAGAAAAAAACAATAAAGTCACATCAGCTGTCCAAGCTATCATAGATATTGATGGCATTTTATCCTTCAAACACCCCGAATCCAAAGAAGGAGAAATTGCAGGTTTATGGTTGGGCGGAAATTATGAAACGGTTCCTGAAAACTGGAAAGAGGCATCAGCATTAACGCACACCAATAAAAACACCCCTCCTATCCTGTTTATAAACAGCAGCAAAGAACGTTTTCATGCCGGAAGAGATGATATGATTACCATTTTAAATCAACACAAAATATATAACGAAGTCAAAACGATTGAAAATTCTCCCCATTCTTTTTGGTTTCTGAATCCCTGGTTTGACGAAACTGTAACTTATACAACGACATTTTTAAATAAAGTCTTTGAATAA
- a CDS encoding glycoside hydrolase family 28 protein: MQKILKEVAPPTFKKQTFNIVKFGAKADGITDNTNFFKKAIQECSKSGGGTVLVPKGKYKSSAIHLEDNVNLHLEEGAEILFSTNPKDYYPLVHTSFEGTEYMNYSPLVYAYKKKNVAVTGKGTLNGQANSENWWPWCGSERYGWKKGNPSQSDPLNRERLVDMAEKNVPVEERIFGEGHYLRPNFLEFFECTNVLIQNITIINSPFWEIHPIKSKNIIVDGVTINSHGPNNDGCDPEYSKNVIIKNCTFNTGDDCIAIKSGRDADGRRVAMKSENIIVQNCTMFDGHGGVTIGSEISGGVSNVYVENCIMSSPNLDVAIRLKTNSRRGALIENFYVRNIEIGQVKEAVLKADMFYNVHGNQNGDFIPRIENIYLENVKVKNGGKYSILAKGYKESPVKNITFKNVTIEKVDQPYAIENVENLKFIETHINGKLINN; encoded by the coding sequence ATGCAAAAGATACTAAAAGAGGTTGCACCTCCTACTTTTAAAAAACAAACATTTAACATTGTAAAATTCGGTGCAAAAGCTGACGGAATAACAGACAACACAAATTTTTTCAAAAAAGCCATCCAAGAATGTTCAAAAAGTGGAGGCGGAACAGTATTAGTTCCTAAAGGAAAATATAAATCAAGCGCTATCCATCTAGAAGACAATGTAAACCTTCATCTGGAAGAAGGTGCCGAAATCCTTTTCAGTACCAACCCAAAAGACTATTATCCCTTAGTCCACACCTCTTTTGAAGGCACAGAGTACATGAACTACTCCCCACTTGTATATGCTTACAAAAAAAAGAATGTTGCCGTTACCGGAAAAGGAACTCTAAATGGCCAAGCCAATAGCGAGAACTGGTGGCCTTGGTGTGGGAGCGAAAGATATGGCTGGAAAAAAGGAAATCCCTCTCAATCAGACCCTCTAAATCGGGAACGCTTAGTGGATATGGCAGAAAAAAACGTTCCTGTTGAAGAAAGAATTTTTGGAGAAGGCCACTATTTGAGACCCAATTTTTTAGAATTTTTTGAATGTACCAATGTACTTATCCAAAATATTACTATAATAAATTCTCCTTTTTGGGAAATTCATCCAATAAAATCAAAAAACATAATAGTTGACGGTGTTACCATCAATAGTCATGGTCCAAACAATGATGGTTGCGACCCTGAATATTCAAAAAATGTGATTATAAAAAATTGCACTTTCAACACTGGAGATGACTGCATTGCCATAAAATCGGGGCGTGATGCTGATGGAAGAAGAGTTGCTATGAAGAGCGAAAATATCATTGTCCAAAACTGCACCATGTTTGATGGACATGGAGGGGTTACCATAGGAAGTGAAATATCAGGTGGCGTAAGCAATGTATATGTCGAAAATTGCATCATGAGCAGTCCAAATCTAGACGTAGCCATCCGATTGAAAACCAATTCAAGAAGAGGAGCTTTAATTGAAAATTTCTACGTGAGAAACATAGAAATTGGACAAGTTAAAGAAGCTGTATTAAAAGCAGACATGTTCTACAACGTACACGGCAATCAAAACGGAGACTTTATTCCGCGCATTGAAAACATTTATCTGGAAAATGTGAAAGTGAAAAACGGCGGTAAATATTCTATTCTAGCCAAAGGATACAAAGAATCTCCTGTAAAAAATATAACTTTCAAAAATGTAACAATCGAAAAGGTAGATCAACCTTACGCTATTGAAAATGTCGAAAACCTAAAATTTATAGAAACTCACATTAATGGAAAACTAATTAATAACTAA
- a CDS encoding LacI family DNA-binding transcriptional regulator yields the protein MDQKTTIYDIAKKLDITAATVSRALNNNPKISEVTRKLVLETAAKMNYKQNRLAQSLRSGKSNNVGVIVPRIDSNFFASAIRGIEEELRPEGYHVIICQTLEDENRQAENITTLLNAQVDGILMSISHLSKENDPVIRNVINKNVPLVFFDRKKNMDGVSSVTINDFEAGYLATKNLIEQGCKRIAHLTGDQTLEIYVNRYDGFKKALLDNDLKLNPDYVFQTKSNVEAGRQAIDRLLSLDPPPDGIFSSSDFAALGVIQELQERGIKVPEEFCVFGFGNEPFTRFMELTISSVDQSPLEMGRMAAKVFLEQINNTDNVKIEKKVVLTPELHIRKSSTRIK from the coding sequence ATGGATCAAAAAACTACAATTTACGATATAGCTAAAAAACTCGATATTACTGCAGCTACCGTATCGAGAGCTTTAAATAATAATCCAAAAATCAGTGAAGTTACTCGTAAACTGGTTTTGGAAACTGCTGCCAAAATGAATTACAAGCAAAATAGGTTGGCACAATCGCTTCGAAGTGGGAAAAGTAATAATGTAGGAGTTATAGTCCCGCGTATCGATAGTAACTTTTTTGCATCTGCAATTCGGGGTATAGAAGAGGAATTGCGTCCCGAAGGATATCATGTTATTATTTGTCAGACCCTTGAGGATGAAAACAGGCAGGCTGAAAATATTACTACTTTATTAAATGCTCAAGTTGATGGGATTTTGATGTCTATTTCTCATCTTTCAAAAGAAAACGATCCTGTTATTAGAAATGTTATCAATAAAAATGTTCCTTTAGTGTTTTTTGACCGAAAAAAAAATATGGATGGTGTGAGTTCGGTGACTATCAATGACTTTGAAGCAGGCTATTTGGCGACAAAAAATTTAATTGAACAAGGCTGTAAGCGAATTGCCCATTTGACCGGTGATCAAACATTGGAGATTTATGTAAATAGGTATGATGGATTTAAAAAAGCTTTATTGGATAATGATTTGAAGTTAAATCCGGATTATGTTTTTCAAACCAAAAGTAATGTTGAAGCCGGAAGGCAAGCAATTGACAGATTGTTAAGTCTGGATCCGCCACCTGATGGGATTTTTTCCTCGAGTGATTTTGCTGCCCTGGGTGTTATACAGGAGTTGCAGGAGAGAGGGATAAAAGTTCCTGAAGAATTTTGTGTGTTTGGTTTTGGTAATGAGCCGTTTACCAGATTTATGGAATTAACTATTTCGTCGGTAGATCAATCTCCTTTAGAAATGGGTAGAATGGCTGCCAAGGTTTTTTTGGAACAAATTAATAATACTGATAATGTAAAAATTGAAAAAAAGGTTGTGCTTACTCCAGAGCTGCATATTCGAAAATCTTCTACCCGAATTAAGTAA
- a CDS encoding SusC/RagA family TonB-linked outer membrane protein: MLLMALLTSNLTSAQNGITVSGVIKDETGLPLPGVNVIEKGTKSSASSDFDGKYSIKISSDKAVLTYSFIGFDTKTVTFSGNKVMNVSLQSSTNKLNEIVVVGYGSVKKSDLTGAVSTLSGAELRKNPVANIGEALTGKIAGVSVTSSEGSPDSEIKIRIRGGGSLTQDASPLIIVDGFPVNSINDISPSDIETQTVLKDASATAIYGSRGANGVILYTTKKGKDGKMAVNFNMFYGQKYIANTIDVLAPEDFVKWQYEYALLKKDVSTYEKYFGSWQDYDLYKGVKGDDWQKQIYGRTGEVQSRDLGIRGGSDKINYNFNYAHYDEKSIMIGSDFNRNNVSLALNSKATDKIDLTFNVRYADTEINGGGTNEQKEVSSNDARLRHAVGYSPIPLPGLTTDNTDEAISSYLVNPFVATADTDRQQLRKNFNMLGSFAYKIIPNMTFKSEFGLDNRNNQDYRFYGRSTYYVDNIPAAENQGSPALVITDQKNTTFRNANTLNYDFKKILGANHHLNLLAGEETINTQSNTVTSTIHDFPDDFDFERAQKLTTQGKAQSVDNFYSPDDKLLSFFGRALYDYKSKYLFTATFRADGSSKFTQGNQWGYFPAAALAWKISEEEFLKNVNWINSLKLRASYGEAGNNNIPTGQTFQSFNSGNSTWIDGSNSQWTPSKTMANPDLKWETTVTQNFGLDFDFFKGRISGSVETYKNITKDLLILFPVSGVGYTNQYRNVAETQNTGFEATLNIAAIQQEKYGLNFSFNIGVNQNRINSLGNMGNFGQATNWASSQIGNDYLVQVGSPIGMMFGYKNAGRYEVSDFDYDGTKYTLKAGVTDATGVVGTVQPGYMKLVDLDGDNKITAADQTIIGNSNPKSTGGFTINGNAYGFDFSAAFNYSIGNDVYNANKVEFTTSNQNGQYRNLQSDMADGQRWTNLDPNTGQLVTDPTALTALNANTTMWSPYMKNFVFSDWAVEDGSFLRLNTLTLGYTAPEFFNSRMGISKLRFYGTVSNVFLWTNYSGPDPEVNTRRNTPLTPGVDYSAYPRSRQFVFGLNLNF, encoded by the coding sequence ATGCTTTTGATGGCCTTATTAACAAGTAACTTGACAAGTGCCCAAAACGGGATTACTGTTAGTGGAGTTATTAAGGACGAAACAGGGTTGCCACTCCCGGGAGTTAATGTTATTGAAAAAGGAACTAAAAGCTCTGCAAGTTCCGACTTCGATGGGAAATATTCCATCAAAATATCAAGCGATAAAGCTGTATTAACCTATAGTTTTATTGGCTTCGATACCAAAACTGTTACTTTTTCTGGAAATAAAGTAATGAATGTATCCCTTCAAAGTTCTACCAATAAATTGAATGAGATTGTTGTGGTAGGATATGGATCAGTTAAAAAATCTGATTTGACTGGGGCAGTTTCTACTCTTTCTGGGGCTGAACTTAGAAAAAATCCTGTTGCAAATATTGGTGAAGCTTTAACTGGTAAAATTGCCGGAGTTTCAGTAACATCTTCAGAAGGATCACCTGATTCAGAAATTAAAATTAGAATTCGTGGAGGAGGATCACTTACTCAGGATGCTTCACCATTGATCATTGTTGATGGTTTCCCAGTAAACAGTATTAATGATATTTCTCCTTCTGATATTGAAACTCAGACGGTTTTGAAAGACGCATCTGCTACAGCTATTTATGGTTCAAGAGGAGCAAATGGAGTTATTTTGTATACTACCAAAAAAGGTAAAGACGGAAAAATGGCTGTAAACTTCAATATGTTCTATGGTCAAAAATACATTGCAAATACTATTGATGTACTTGCTCCAGAAGATTTCGTAAAGTGGCAATATGAATACGCCTTACTTAAAAAAGATGTAAGCACTTATGAAAAATATTTTGGATCATGGCAGGATTATGATTTATACAAAGGTGTAAAAGGGGATGATTGGCAGAAACAAATTTACGGTCGTACTGGTGAAGTACAAAGCCGTGACTTAGGAATTCGTGGAGGTTCAGACAAAATCAACTACAATTTTAATTATGCTCATTATGATGAAAAATCAATTATGATTGGTTCTGATTTTAACAGAAATAACGTATCGTTAGCATTAAATAGTAAAGCTACTGATAAGATTGATCTTACGTTTAATGTGCGTTATGCTGATACAGAAATAAATGGAGGAGGAACTAATGAACAAAAAGAAGTATCATCAAATGATGCTCGTTTACGTCATGCTGTTGGTTACTCTCCTATACCATTGCCAGGTTTGACAACAGATAATACTGATGAAGCAATTTCTAGTTATCTTGTAAACCCATTTGTGGCTACAGCAGATACAGATCGTCAGCAGCTTAGAAAAAACTTCAATATGCTTGGTAGTTTTGCTTATAAAATCATTCCTAATATGACATTTAAGTCAGAATTTGGACTTGATAACCGTAACAATCAGGATTATCGTTTCTATGGTCGTTCTACGTATTATGTTGATAATATTCCAGCTGCAGAAAATCAAGGTAGCCCGGCTCTTGTAATAACTGACCAAAAGAATACTACTTTCAGAAATGCAAACACTCTTAATTATGATTTCAAAAAAATATTGGGAGCCAATCATCATTTGAACCTTCTTGCAGGTGAGGAAACAATAAACACTCAATCAAACACTGTTACATCTACAATTCATGATTTTCCAGATGATTTTGATTTTGAAAGAGCACAAAAGCTTACAACTCAAGGTAAAGCGCAATCAGTAGATAATTTCTACAGCCCTGATGATAAGTTGCTTTCATTTTTTGGACGTGCACTTTATGATTATAAAAGCAAATATTTATTTACTGCAACATTCCGTGCAGATGGATCAAGTAAATTTACACAAGGAAATCAATGGGGATATTTCCCAGCAGCAGCATTAGCATGGAAAATTTCTGAAGAAGAGTTTCTTAAAAACGTTAACTGGATTAACTCGCTTAAATTAAGAGCTAGTTATGGTGAGGCTGGTAATAATAATATCCCAACCGGACAAACATTTCAAAGTTTTAATTCAGGAAATTCTACTTGGATAGATGGAAGTAATAGCCAATGGACACCTTCTAAAACTATGGCAAATCCTGACTTAAAATGGGAGACAACAGTGACACAAAACTTTGGTTTGGATTTTGATTTTTTCAAAGGCCGTATCAGTGGATCTGTTGAAACTTATAAAAATATAACTAAAGATTTGTTAATTTTATTCCCAGTTTCTGGAGTAGGATACACCAATCAATACCGTAATGTTGCAGAAACACAAAATACTGGATTTGAAGCTACCTTAAATATTGCTGCAATACAACAAGAAAAATATGGTTTGAATTTTTCTTTCAACATCGGTGTTAACCAAAACCGTATTAACTCACTTGGAAATATGGGTAATTTTGGACAAGCAACTAATTGGGCTTCTTCACAAATTGGTAATGATTATTTAGTACAGGTTGGTTCCCCAATTGGTATGATGTTCGGATATAAAAATGCTGGTCGTTACGAAGTATCTGACTTTGATTATGACGGAACAAAATACACGCTAAAAGCGGGTGTTACTGATGCTACAGGTGTTGTAGGAACTGTACAACCAGGATATATGAAATTGGTGGATCTTGATGGAGACAATAAAATAACAGCTGCAGATCAAACAATTATAGGTAATTCTAATCCAAAAAGTACAGGAGGTTTCACAATTAATGGGAATGCTTACGGATTTGATTTTTCAGCTGCTTTTAACTATTCTATTGGTAATGATGTTTACAACGCTAATAAAGTTGAGTTCACTACTTCAAATCAAAATGGTCAATATAGAAATTTACAATCCGATATGGCGGATGGACAAAGATGGACAAATTTAGACCCAAATACTGGTCAATTAGTTACTGATCCTACGGCTTTGACAGCATTAAATGCTAATACTACAATGTGGTCTCCATACATGAAAAACTTTGTATTTAGTGACTGGGCTGTAGAAGATGGTTCTTTCTTAAGACTGAACACATTGACATTAGGTTATACAGCTCCAGAATTCTTTAATTCAAGAATGGGAATTAGTAAATTGAGATTTTACGGAACAGTATCTAACGTTTTTCTTTGGACAAATTATTCAGGTCCTGATCCAGAGGTTAATACAAGAAGAAATACGCCTCTTACGCCTGGAGTTGATTATTCAGCATATCCTCGCAGCAGACAATTTGTTTTTGGTCTAAACCTTAATTTTTAA